In the genome of Bradyrhizobium ottawaense, the window GAGAGGCTTCGTCCGAGCGACACCCAGCGTGCGGCGCTCCAGGTGCTCCAGGATACCAGCGCCAAGGTCAGCGCATCGCTCAAGGCGGGCTGCGAGCCCAATGATGTGATGACACCGCCGGCACGCATGGCCACAATCCGCAAACGGCTCGATGCGATGCTGGACGGGATCAAGTCGGTGCGCGCGGCGCTCGATGATTTCTACGCCACGCTCAACGACGAGCAGAAGGCGCAGTTCGAGGCGATCGGGCCGCGCCGCACGTCCTGAATAGTGCAAGCCAATAAAGGCCACGGGTGGGGCAATGAAGTGGTTTGCAAGGCGGCAGCCGGCCGACATCTGGGATGAGCCGATCCAGGGACCGATCGGCGATATCGACGCGGCGGAGCGCATTCGTAACATCTGCGAGGCTGCGAGAGCGGGCGCGGAGGCTGTCGGAGGCTCCGCACAGGCTGATAAGCGCGAACGTGAGCGCTTTGAACGTGCAGCCCGCGTCGCGATGGAAATTGCGATGAAGATCGCAGACGATCTGATGCGCGACGATGCGGTCCGCCGCATCGTCGACCTCTGCGTGAAGGCAAATGATATCAAGACGGCGCAGATCCTGTTTCGCGCGATCCAGGCGGGCTGGATCCGGGAGGCCGTCCAACACGACTATCCGGCGCTGGCGCAGTAGATCCGGCTCGCGCGTCGGGCGCGAGCCAGATCAATGTCTATGCCGGACAGTCTCAGTATCTGCGGTAGTCGCCGCGATAATGGTCGCCGCCGCCGCGGCCGCCCATTCCCATGCCGATCCCGATTCCGATGCCGATACCCTGCATCACGGCGCCGGGCGGCGGGCCGGGGGGCGGCGCGCGCTCGTAGACCACTTCCTCGGGCGGCGGGCGGCGCTTCGGCGGTGTCTCGACCACCTTGCGCTTGGGCGGGGTGTCGTCGACGCGCTTCTTGATCACGGGCGCGACGCTCGGAGTGACCGGCGTTGCCGGGCTCGACGGCGTCGAGCACGGGCAGGTCGGGCCCATCGCGACGGCGACCGGGGGCGCTGCGGCGGCGATGGGGACGCCGTAGTTGCGGTTCTGCACGCGGAGCAGCAGCCTGCGCGCGGTTGCCGCGAGATCGCTGTTGTCCCAGTTGGCGAGATAGGCCTCGAACGAAGCGCGGGTGTTGATCGCAGTTGCGCGTTCCCAGGCCAGCATCTGGCGTCGCCGTTCCAGCACCGTGCGCACGCGCGGCGTGCGGGTGTCCTGAGCGTAGAGCTCGATATAGGCCTGATACGCCGGCACCGTGTCGTCGGTGATGACGAGTTCATAGGCGACCATGGCCGGCTTGCCCTGCAAGTCCCTGCGCCAGTCCTCGACGCTGCGCGTGCCGCTGGCGAGCGCCATCGAGGAGGCGCCCGGCATGGCCGGCTGGCTGCCGCTGCTCTCGCCGAAGAACTTGAAGTCGGTTGTCAGCGAAGAGCTTTCCCAGGGGATCTGCCGTCCGTCGGTCGATTGCGCGACGGCGACGCGGATGCGCTTGAACACTTCCTCGATCGGTAGATTGGGCTGCTTGGCAACGGTCAGCGCTGCCGTGGTGTAGGGGCTGTCGATGCCACTGCCGTCCTCGGCCTCGGCGCCGGGCGAGGTTGAATAGGAGATGAAGGAGCCCGGCGCGCCGGCCTTGGTGTCGACGATCGCAAGCCCGTGGCCGGCGCCGCTGAGCGCCGGGAACGGATTGTTGCGGCAGGCATCGAGCATGAAGATGCGCGCCCGCGTCGGCAGCGCGCCGAGCGTGTTGAGCATGTCGTTCAGCCGCACGCCCTGGAGCGGAATGTCGGCCTCGCGCTTGGGATCGAGATCGACCGGCACCAGATAATTCTCGCCGTCGATCTGCAGGCCATGGCCGGCATAAAACACCAATGCCACCGTGTCGGCGCCGCTGGCGCTGACCTTGCCGGCGAAATCCGAGATCGCCGCGCGCATCTCGCTCTGCGCCAGGTTGGAGGCCGTGGTGACGGTGAAGCCGGCATTGCCGAGCAGCTCCGTCATGCCCTTGGCGTCGTTGGCGGCGTTGGGCAGCTCGGGCACGGTGCGATAGGCGGATTGGCCGATCACCAGCGCGAGCCGCGCTTCGGCCGCGGCCCCCGTCGGTGTCATCAACTGTGCGAGCGCAAGAAAACCGGAAGCAAGAAGCAAATTGGGAAGGGCTGGACGGCGCATGATGTCACCTCCATCGGCAATACGTGCGATGATGTCACTTTTTCTAGGGGGCCGCCATGCGCCTGTCTGTGCACTGGATCACGCTCGGCGTGCGGCAAAATGGGGCAGAACGTTTGCCGGAGCTGGAAGGGCATCGTTCTGGGCACATCCATGTGAATTGCGCATTGATCCATGCTCCAATTGGATCGATGCCAAGTCTACGCGAAAGCGCCCTCGCGCAGATGAGGCCGCAGGCCGATCCGCATCGCAAATGCCGGGAATCACAGTCGTTCTGGAGCGCTCGCGGACTGACGGAACGCGCCGCGGGCGCGCTCTGCGGCGGCCGGCCGCCACGCTTGCCTGCGCCGTCGCTTTGGCCATACAGTCCACGCAACAGGCCACGGCAACGACCGCGGCGAACAAAAAATAATGTGGGAGAGACCGCACCATGACCATCGTGCCCGTGAACCGTCGCGCGTTCATCAAGTCATCGGCGGCGGTCACCGCCGGCCTCGTGCTCTCCCCCGCCATCATCGGCCGCGCCGAAGCCGCGACGCTCAAGCTGAAATGCTCCTCCTCGCTGCCGAACGATCCCAAGTTCGCCAACGGCCGCGTCTACTACGACAACCTCGTCAAGAATTTGAAGGGCAACGGGCTCGGCGAGCAAGTCGAGGTCGCGTTCTTCCCCGACAACCAGCTCGGCCAGGAGATCGACGTCATCAACTCGGTGAAGCTCGGCGTCATTGATCTCATGGTGTCAGGCTCCTCGATCTCGGCCAATCTGGTGCCGCTGGTCGGCACCTACGATCTCGGCTTTCTGTTCTCCAGCTTCCCGCAGCAGACCAAGGCGTTCGATGCCGGCGCCGCCAAGCCGATCGAGGACGCCCTGCTCAAGGGCGGCAACATCCGCATCATCGCCTGGGCCTATAATTTCGGCTCGCGCAGCGTATTGGCGAAGAAGCCGGTGAAAACGCCGGAAGATCTCGCCGGCCTCAAGATCAGGACGCTGCCGAACCCGGTCATCACGGAATGCCTGCGGCTGATGGGCGCCGCCGCGACGCCGCTGGCCTTCGGCGAAATCTATACGGCCTTGCAGGCCGGCGTGCTTGACGGCCTGGAGCACGATCCGCCGACGATCCTGGCCAGCAAGTTCTTCGAGACGGCGAAATTCTACGCCCTGACGCAGCACAATTTCTCGCCGCTTGCGATCTACTTCAGCGACATGACCTACAACCGCATGGACCCGAAGCTGCGCGAGGGCTTTCTCGATGCTGCGAAGAAGGCCGCGGCCGACACGCGTGCCCATGGGCTTGCGGTCGAGAAGGAGGCGCTGGCGGCCTTGACCGAGAAGGGCGTGACGGTTGCCGAATGCGACCGCGAGGCCTTCAAGAAGCGGGTCGCGCCGCAGACCGAGAACTTCATCAAGGCCCGGCCGGAATCCAAGGCCGTCATCGACATCATCCGCGCGACGCAAGCCTGATGGCCAGGTCTGAGATGGTGGTGACGGCCGCCGTGCCCGTTTCGGCCGGCCGCCACGGCAGCATCGCCCTGCTGCTTCAGCTCAGCGACGCGATCGCGGCCATCCTGCTCGCCGCCGATCTCGTGGTGGTCTGCGTCTCGGTGCTGCTGCGTTTCTTCTTCAACGCGCCGGTCGAATGGTCCGACGACGTCGCGCGCGGGCTGATGGTCGGTTCGGCCTTCTTCGGCGCGGCGAGCGCGCTCGCGCGCGGCGAGAATGTCGGCGTGTCGTTCTTCCGCGATCTCCTGCCGCTGCGCCTGCGCGCGCTGGTCGATGCCGCCGGCGCTCTGCTGGTGGTGCTGATCTCGGGTTACGTCGCCTATAATGCCATCAAGCTGGGCTCATTGACTGCAGGCCAGACCACCGGTTCCGGCCTGCCGCTGGAGCTGACGTTCTATCCGATGGGCGTCGGCGCGCTGTTCATGACGGTGTTCGCCATCGACCATCTCTGCGCGAGGCCGCTTCCCGATATCGTCAGGGGGATCGTTGCGATCATCGTCGTCACCGGGCTCTATCTCGCCTGGGATTATCTGTCGCCGTCCTCGGTGCCGTCGGCGGGCACCTTGATGCTGATCGGCTTTTTCGTGACGCTGTTCGGCGGATTGCCGATTGGCTTTGCGCTGGCGCTTGCCGCGCTCATCTTCATCTGGGTCGAGGGCGCGCTGCCCGGCGTCATCTTCGCCCAGCAGATGGCGCGCGGCATCGACAATTTCGTGCTGCTTGCGATCCCGTTCTTCATCCTCGTCGGCTATCTCATGGAAGCCAACGGCATGTCGGTGCGCCTGATCGAGCTGTTGCAGCGCGGGGTCGGCCGCATGCGCGGCGGACTGAACGTCGTGATGGTGGCGTCGATGGTGCTGTTCTCGGGCATCTCGGGCTCGAAGATGGCCGATGTCGCCGCGGTCGGCTCGGTGCTGATCCCGGCGGCGCGCCGCTCGAAGCAGAACCCCGGCGGCGCAGTGGCGCTGCTGGCGGCGTCCGCGGTGATGGCGGAGACCATCCCGCCCTGTATCAACCTGATCATTCTGGGCTTTGTGGCCAACTTGTCGATCGGCGGCCTGTTCGTTGCGGGGCTCTTGCCGTCGGCGCTGATGGCGCTGGTGCTGATTGCGGTGTCCATCATCTTCGGCAAGCGGCCGGACAAGGTCGAGGACGTCGAGCCGCAGATGCCGGTGTCGGGGCTGTGGAGCGGCGCGATCGCCTCGTTCGGCCTGATCTTCATGATCTTCTTCGGCTTCAAGAGCGGCTTTGCCACCGCGACCGAGATCTCGGCCTTCGCGGTGGCCTATGCGCTCGTCGTCGGCAGCGTGGTGTTCCGCGAGCTCAGCTTCAAATCGGCCGCGCACAGCTTCGTGCAGGCGGCGACGCGCGCCGGTCTCGTGCTGTTCATCGTCGCCGCCGCGCAGTCGCTCGCGTTCACGCTGACCTTGCAGCAGGTGCCGCATGCGGTCGGCGATTTCATGCTCGGTTTGTCGAAGACCTCAGGCGTCTGGCTGTTCATCCTGCTCGCGATCGCCGTGCTGATCGTGATGGGCTCGGTGCTGGAGGGCGCCGCCGCGCTGATCATCTTCGGGCCGCTGCTGTTGCCGGTGGCCGTGCAGCTCGGCGTCGATCCCCTGCATTTCGGCGTCGTGCTGGTCATCGCCATGGGCATCGGTTTGTTCGCGCCGCCGCTCGGGCTCGGCCTTTACGGTGCCTGCCTGATCGGCAACGTGCCGATCGAGCAGACGGTGAAGCCGATCATGGGCTATCTCGGCCTGTTGTTCCTCTGCCTGCTCGTCATCGCCTTCGTGCCATGGCTGTCGACCGCGCTGCCGCGGGCATTCGGTTACTGAAGGAGTTTGTCGTGAAGGTTCTGCTCGCTCACACGCCGGAGATGCGGCGCAATTACTATGGGGATCGCAGCCTGAGCGGCCTGCGCGCGGCCGCCGAGGTGATCCTGCACGAGAGCGACGAAACCCTGGACGCCGCCGGCCTCGTGCGCGCCGCGAAAGATGCCGACATCATCGTCGCCGATCGCATGACCGAAGGGCGCGGCGAGATTTTTGCGCAGCTGCCGCGTCTGCGGGCCTTCGTCCGCTGTGCCGTCGACATCCGCAACGTTGACGTCGAGGCGGCATCAAAGGCCGGCGTGCTCGTGACCCGGGCCGGCCCCGGCTTCGTTCAGGCGGTGGCCGAGCTCGCGATCGGCTTCATGGTCGATCTCTCCCGCGGCGTCTCGCGGGCGACGGCGGACTACCAGGCCGGTCGCAAGCCCGAGGCGCGGATGGGCCGCCAGCTCGCCGGCAGCCGGATCGGCATCATCGGTTACGGCAGCATCGGCCGCTATCTCGCCGAGGTCGCAAAAGTGCTGCGCATGGAGGTGCTGGTCGCCGATCCCTTCGCAACCGTCAGCGACGCTGGGATCCGGCAGGTCGGTCTCGACGAGCTTCTCGCCGCGTCGGACTATGTCGTTTGCCTCGCGATCGCCAACGAGCAGACCGAGAATTTGATCGGGGAGGCGGCGCTGGCGCGCATGCAAAGGCATGCGGTCTTCGTCAATCTCTCGCGCGGCAATCTCGTCGACGAGGCAGTATTGGCGCGCGCGCTGCTGGAGCATCGCATCGCCGGCGCGGCGATGGACGTCGGCCGCGCGCCTGATCAGATGCCGACGCCGGAGCTGGCGAAGCTCCCCAACGTCATCGCGACGCCGCACGTCGGTGGGCTGACGCCGCAGGCGATCGAATATCAGTCGCTGGAGACGGTTCGGCAGGTGGAAGCGATCGTCAAGAGCGAGATCCCGCCGGGCGCGGTCAACGCCGAGCGATGGACGCGGCGGCCCTAGAGCCGATCCACCGCCCTAAACGTTCCGTCCTTCTGGATCACCGTCAAGAACACCTTCGGCGGCGTGTCGATCATGCGCAGGCCGACGGTGACGGCGCTGCCGCCGATGTCGAAGCGGCCGACATCGTTGATGGCGCGGAGCAGGTTTGCGCGCGTTGGCTTCGGCCCGGCCTGTTCCAGCGCCGCGGCCGCGAGGCGGCCGGAGAGATAGCCTTCCAGCGACACGAAGTCCGGTGTCAGCGTCGGATCGAACGCCTTCTGCGCCGCCTGGTAGTCGGCGACGATCTTGAGCGAGCGATCCCATGGAAACGGTACGACCTGCGAGACGATGACGCCTTCACCGTCGGGACCGAGCTCCCTGGCCAGCGCATTGGCGCCGACGAAGGAGACGTTGACGAAGGTCGGATGGAAGCCGCTGCGGTGCGCGAGCTTGATGAACTCCGCGCAGGGACCATAGGTCCCGACCATCACGATCGCCTCGGGTTCGGCGCGCCTGATCACCCGCCAGGCTGCGGTGACCGCGCGGGTGTTGCGCTCGAACGTGCCTTCGGCGGCAAGCTCGAGGCCGCGCTTGGCGAGCGCGCGCTTGACGCCGACCAGACCGTCGCGGCCGAAGGAATCGTCCTGGTAGAAGATGCCGATGCGGGTGAAGTGGCGATCCTCCGTGAGGTGCTTGATCCAGGCCTCGGCCTCCGCACCGTAGCTCGCGCGGATGTTGACGACGTTGGCAAGCTCGAGGTCGCGCAGGAATTCGGCGCCGCTGAACGGACCGATGAAGGGGATGTTCCTGGCGCTGGTGATCGGAATTGTCGCCATCGCGGTTGGCGTGCCCACCGCGCCGATCAGCGCGAACACCTTGTCGTCCTCGATCAGGTGCAGCGTCTGCGCCACCGAACGATCGGGGTCGTAGCCGTCGTCGCGGCTGATGAGCTGGAGCTTGCGGCCGTGGACCCCGCCCTTGGCGTTGATCTCGGTGAATGCTGCGACGATGCCTTGCCGCATGCGCTGTCCGAGCGCGGAGGAGGGGCCTTCCAGCGCGGCGGCCTGGCCGAACAGGATCGCATCCTCGCTGACGCCGGCCTCGTCAGCTCTCGCTGCGAGCATGGTCGCGGCGAGGAGCGCGATGGTCAGGACGAGGGATGTCGCTGATCGAAATCGATACATCGGGGAAGTCTTGCCGAATGATGGGGAGGAGCCTCGCGCAACATATTCCCGCGAGCCTGAATAGCTCGCTAACCGGCGGCGTGTCGGCAGCCCGTAGTACTCCGGGCAAAACCGGCAAGTTGTTTCCACAATGCCGGATCATTCGGGCAGTTCATTAACTAATTCACGCGTTGCGGAATGGTCGGGTTCCGAAATTGTGCAGTTCTTAACCGCGGTCTTGTTCCGATAGCGGCGCCGGCACCTCAACCAGAGGTTCGGTTCGTCGCGGACAGGGGGACGGCGGCTTCAAGATGGGCGATCGCGATCAGAACGATCAGGATCGGGGGCGTATGACCGGATGGTGGCGTGCCGCGCCGCTGCTCGGGCTGTATCGCCCTGCGCTCGTCGCGGTCGGCGTCGGTCTTCTGTTTTCGGTCGTGGGCGCGGCCGCCGTGGCGCGGTGGGAGGATCGAGTCAACAGGATCGAGTTCGAGAACGCGGCCGAAACCGAAGCGATCGTCATGCAAAACGGCATGGGCGAATACATCTCCCGGCTCGTCGCGCTGCGCACGCTGTTCGAATCGACCAATGACGAAGTCACCCGCAGCGAGTTCGAGACCTTCAGCGCCCGCCTGTTCGAGCGCCATCCCGGCATGCTGCGCATTGCCTGGCTGCCGCGCGTCAACCGCAAGGAACGCGCCGAATACGAGACCGCGGCGATCGCGGATGGCGTGTCCGGCTATCGCATCAAGTCGCTCCAGAGCGCGGGCTTTGCGACGGCGCCGCAGACCGATGAATATTTTCCGGTGTTCTACTCGACCCAGCCGAAGACCTCGCCGGTCTACGGCATGGATTACGCCACCGTTCCGGAGCGCCGCGCGGTGCTGGAGCGGGCGCGCGACAGCGACAAGGTCGCAGCCATTCGCACCCGCCTGTTCGAGCCGAAGGAGGGGGGCCGGCTGCCGGACGTTCTCGTTGCCATTCCCGTCTACGCCAAGGGAACGTCGCGCGAGACGGTTGCGGACCGGCGCCGCAATCTCGCCGGCTTCGTGGTCGGCGTCTTCGACCTGCCGCTGTTGATCCAGGCCATTCGCGTCACCACCGGGGCAAGTCCCGCTGTCAGCATGAACGTCTATCCGCCCTTCACGGCGCAGATCGTCAGCCTGGAGCAGATGCTGCCGGATTATTCCTCGGCGGCCACGGCGCCGCAATCGATGCGGGACGTCGCGCGGGCGCTGCACTGGGCAGGCAGCCTCAAGATCGGCGATACCGACTGGCAGGTGCGGGCGGTTCCAACCGCCGGCGGTCCGCTGGAGACGACTTACGATCGCGCCGGCGCGGTGCTGATCGTCGGCATGCTGCTGACGCTGTC includes:
- a CDS encoding caspase family protein, with translation MRRPALPNLLLASGFLALAQLMTPTGAAAEARLALVIGQSAYRTVPELPNAANDAKGMTELLGNAGFTVTTASNLAQSEMRAAISDFAGKVSASGADTVALVFYAGHGLQIDGENYLVPVDLDPKREADIPLQGVRLNDMLNTLGALPTRARIFMLDACRNNPFPALSGAGHGLAIVDTKAGAPGSFISYSTSPGAEAEDGSGIDSPYTTAALTVAKQPNLPIEEVFKRIRVAVAQSTDGRQIPWESSSLTTDFKFFGESSGSQPAMPGASSMALASGTRSVEDWRRDLQGKPAMVAYELVITDDTVPAYQAYIELYAQDTRTPRVRTVLERRRQMLAWERATAINTRASFEAYLANWDNSDLAATARRLLLRVQNRNYGVPIAAAAPPVAVAMGPTCPCSTPSSPATPVTPSVAPVIKKRVDDTPPKRKVVETPPKRRPPPEEVVYERAPPPGPPPGAVMQGIGIGIGIGMGMGGRGGGDHYRGDYRRY
- a CDS encoding TRAP transporter substrate-binding protein, whose translation is MTIVPVNRRAFIKSSAAVTAGLVLSPAIIGRAEAATLKLKCSSSLPNDPKFANGRVYYDNLVKNLKGNGLGEQVEVAFFPDNQLGQEIDVINSVKLGVIDLMVSGSSISANLVPLVGTYDLGFLFSSFPQQTKAFDAGAAKPIEDALLKGGNIRIIAWAYNFGSRSVLAKKPVKTPEDLAGLKIRTLPNPVITECLRLMGAAATPLAFGEIYTALQAGVLDGLEHDPPTILASKFFETAKFYALTQHNFSPLAIYFSDMTYNRMDPKLREGFLDAAKKAAADTRAHGLAVEKEALAALTEKGVTVAECDREAFKKRVAPQTENFIKARPESKAVIDIIRATQA
- a CDS encoding TRAP transporter large permease subunit, with product MARSEMVVTAAVPVSAGRHGSIALLLQLSDAIAAILLAADLVVVCVSVLLRFFFNAPVEWSDDVARGLMVGSAFFGAASALARGENVGVSFFRDLLPLRLRALVDAAGALLVVLISGYVAYNAIKLGSLTAGQTTGSGLPLELTFYPMGVGALFMTVFAIDHLCARPLPDIVRGIVAIIVVTGLYLAWDYLSPSSVPSAGTLMLIGFFVTLFGGLPIGFALALAALIFIWVEGALPGVIFAQQMARGIDNFVLLAIPFFILVGYLMEANGMSVRLIELLQRGVGRMRGGLNVVMVASMVLFSGISGSKMADVAAVGSVLIPAARRSKQNPGGAVALLAASAVMAETIPPCINLIILGFVANLSIGGLFVAGLLPSALMALVLIAVSIIFGKRPDKVEDVEPQMPVSGLWSGAIASFGLIFMIFFGFKSGFATATEISAFAVAYALVVGSVVFRELSFKSAAHSFVQAATRAGLVLFIVAAAQSLAFTLTLQQVPHAVGDFMLGLSKTSGVWLFILLAIAVLIVMGSVLEGAAALIIFGPLLLPVAVQLGVDPLHFGVVLVIAMGIGLFAPPLGLGLYGACLIGNVPIEQTVKPIMGYLGLLFLCLLVIAFVPWLSTALPRAFGY
- a CDS encoding NAD(P)-dependent oxidoreductase — translated: MKVLLAHTPEMRRNYYGDRSLSGLRAAAEVILHESDETLDAAGLVRAAKDADIIVADRMTEGRGEIFAQLPRLRAFVRCAVDIRNVDVEAASKAGVLVTRAGPGFVQAVAELAIGFMVDLSRGVSRATADYQAGRKPEARMGRQLAGSRIGIIGYGSIGRYLAEVAKVLRMEVLVADPFATVSDAGIRQVGLDELLAASDYVVCLAIANEQTENLIGEAALARMQRHAVFVNLSRGNLVDEAVLARALLEHRIAGAAMDVGRAPDQMPTPELAKLPNVIATPHVGGLTPQAIEYQSLETVRQVEAIVKSEIPPGAVNAERWTRRP
- a CDS encoding ABC transporter substrate-binding protein; amino-acid sequence: MYRFRSATSLVLTIALLAATMLAARADEAGVSEDAILFGQAAALEGPSSALGQRMRQGIVAAFTEINAKGGVHGRKLQLISRDDGYDPDRSVAQTLHLIEDDKVFALIGAVGTPTAMATIPITSARNIPFIGPFSGAEFLRDLELANVVNIRASYGAEAEAWIKHLTEDRHFTRIGIFYQDDSFGRDGLVGVKRALAKRGLELAAEGTFERNTRAVTAAWRVIRRAEPEAIVMVGTYGPCAEFIKLAHRSGFHPTFVNVSFVGANALARELGPDGEGVIVSQVVPFPWDRSLKIVADYQAAQKAFDPTLTPDFVSLEGYLSGRLAAAALEQAGPKPTRANLLRAINDVGRFDIGGSAVTVGLRMIDTPPKVFLTVIQKDGTFRAVDRL